Proteins encoded in a region of the Streptomyces sp. NBC_01298 genome:
- a CDS encoding fumarylacetoacetate hydrolase family protein, with protein sequence MRIARFSIDGNVAFGAVEGSTALAASEGELVLDIIKGIPFADFELSGTKVPLNKVRLLPPVLPNKIVAIGRNYAEHAAELGNEVPDVPITFFKPSTSVVGPGDPIAYPSFSQDLHHEAELAVVIGRMCREVPRERVKDVILGYTCANDVTARDVQQREKQWARAKGFDTSCPLGPWIETDLDPSDLTIQCTVNGEQRQLGRTSQMVRSIEDLIVHITEAMTLLPGDVILTGTPAGVGPLNVGDEVAVTIEGIGTLTNKVIKRG encoded by the coding sequence GTGCGCATCGCCAGGTTCTCGATCGACGGCAATGTCGCGTTCGGCGCGGTCGAGGGCAGCACCGCCCTCGCGGCGTCCGAAGGTGAGCTCGTCCTCGACATCATCAAGGGCATCCCGTTCGCGGACTTCGAGCTCTCGGGCACGAAGGTCCCGCTGAACAAGGTCCGGCTGCTGCCGCCCGTGCTCCCGAACAAGATCGTGGCCATCGGCCGCAACTACGCGGAGCACGCGGCGGAGCTGGGCAACGAGGTCCCCGACGTCCCCATCACCTTCTTCAAGCCCTCCACCTCGGTGGTCGGCCCGGGCGACCCGATCGCGTACCCGTCCTTCTCCCAGGACCTCCACCACGAGGCGGAGCTCGCCGTGGTCATCGGCCGCATGTGCCGCGAGGTCCCGCGCGAGCGCGTCAAGGACGTCATCCTCGGCTACACCTGCGCCAACGACGTCACCGCGCGCGACGTGCAGCAGCGCGAGAAGCAGTGGGCCCGCGCCAAGGGCTTCGACACCTCCTGCCCCCTCGGCCCCTGGATCGAGACGGACCTCGACCCCAGCGACCTGACCATCCAGTGCACCGTCAACGGCGAACAGCGCCAGCTCGGCCGCACCAGCCAGATGGTCCGCTCCATCGAGGACCTCATCGTGCACATCACCGAGGCCATGACGCTGCTCCCGGGCGACGTCATCCTCACGGGGACCCCGGCCGGAGTCGGCCCCCTGAACGTCGGCGACGAGGTCGCCGTCACCATCGAAGGCATCGGCACTCTCACCAACAAGGTGATCAAGCGTGGCTAA
- a CDS encoding sensor histidine kinase, whose product MQGRFKRDDKGSPQARQGRGEAAPEQDPRGGTDRGSSPQHAQNRGPAVESVGPDGSAAVKPKGRAKPKGGSKADDESGGRDVAIPQTPRGSGSRLAMQNWRISTRLVSLLTLPVVAATTLGGFRINDSLNDIAQLEHMQLLTTMTRQATNLAAMLQAERDNSAGPLSVDKSGKTSTLVQGVRDSTDSAVRSFAAATDKVEVAEGDDETLRSIRNNILQIAHGLNNLEEIRKNAYQNGAQQTVTEYNALVVSLLSLSQDMAQATSNPEMIKRTRALAAFSSAKEYASIQRAVIAAALPADPSQPGNITENDRLYARSAQNSEEQAQKTFELAYQGKPEELLASLGDGNQEIGNADGYARRVLGNKDQFPKEKPRSWMDWYDADDTKLQAMKVIELTLLEDMEQKARELKNESQRDALINGALILLVLGVSLVGAFVMARSMIRSLRRLQDTATRVAQDRLPELVKQLSESDPQDVDTTVESVGLHTRDEIGQVAAAFDDVHREAVRLAAEQALLRGNVNAMFTNLSRRSQGLIQRQLSLISELESREADPDQLSSLFKLDHLATRMRRNGENLLVLAGEEPGRRWTRPVPLVDVLRAAASEVEQYERIELSSVPGTDVAGRVVNDLVHLLAELLENATSFSSPQTKVKVTGHALPDGRVLVEIHDTGIGLSPEDLAAINERLASPPTVDVSVSRRMGLFVVGRLSLRHGIRIQLRPSDSGGTTALVMLPVDVAQGGKKPAPMPGQGGQGGPGQGGPGAQGSVPGPGARPPVGAGPQRGQVSAGNQRAALPGRDGAPGGLPQGPGPQGGRPPQQQGPGGQTQSAFGSGAPLPGRGPVSGPGGPGGFGGPQARPPVGVPTASGPGGFPQGNGFERPQQGQPGQQAPQQAPQQQGQPGQPGRQQTGGPAARGPRPQLPPRGGAPRPELPGAGGGPSAMPQTTSWGAGQRGHDVPRGHDELSGPGSTSEFPRPDFNAPAPQAGPAGGYDSGATGQFARPEFGDPASTGQFARPEFGDPASTGQFARPEFGDPASTGQFARQDFQAQRPGGPGVGGFAQPGQPGQAPQPQGDYAPVPPPRAEAPRLPQAPRPEALPPAGPSGEGRSPIFDTLESNWFRQEAGQAPAQVPAVPQQAQQSAPAAPAPASPQRPQQHQLPQRGAEQAPAESAQTATGAVPTVSWRSSPNDELMRQAERVRQPAAGGITTSGLPRRVPRANLVAGTAQQQAEAQAGPQVSRSPDDVRGRLTNLRRGIQQGRQAGTTGPATGNYHVDPTYQQER is encoded by the coding sequence GTGCAGGGACGATTCAAGAGGGATGACAAGGGGTCTCCCCAGGCCCGTCAGGGCCGTGGGGAAGCCGCGCCGGAGCAGGACCCGCGCGGCGGGACCGACCGTGGCTCCTCGCCCCAGCACGCCCAGAACCGCGGGCCGGCTGTCGAGAGCGTGGGCCCCGACGGCTCCGCCGCGGTGAAGCCCAAGGGCCGTGCCAAGCCCAAGGGCGGCTCCAAGGCCGACGACGAGTCGGGCGGCCGCGACGTCGCGATACCCCAGACCCCCCGTGGGTCCGGTTCCCGTCTGGCCATGCAGAACTGGCGCATCAGCACGCGCCTGGTGTCGCTGCTGACCCTGCCGGTCGTCGCCGCCACCACCCTCGGTGGCTTCCGCATCAACGACTCGCTCAACGACATCGCGCAGCTGGAACACATGCAGCTGCTGACGACCATGACCCGGCAGGCCACCAACCTGGCCGCCATGCTCCAGGCCGAGCGTGACAACTCCGCCGGTCCGCTGTCCGTCGACAAGTCGGGCAAGACCAGCACCCTGGTCCAGGGTGTCCGCGACTCGACCGACTCCGCCGTCCGCTCCTTCGCCGCCGCGACCGACAAGGTCGAGGTCGCGGAGGGCGACGACGAGACGCTCAGGTCGATCCGCAACAACATCCTGCAGATCGCACACGGGCTCAACAACCTCGAAGAGATCCGCAAGAACGCGTACCAGAACGGTGCCCAGCAGACCGTCACCGAGTACAACGCGCTGGTCGTCTCGCTGCTCTCGCTCTCGCAGGACATGGCCCAGGCCACCTCGAACCCCGAGATGATCAAGCGCACCCGTGCGCTGGCCGCGTTCTCCTCCGCCAAGGAGTACGCCTCGATCCAGCGCGCGGTCATCGCCGCCGCGCTCCCCGCCGACCCCAGCCAGCCCGGCAACATCACCGAGAACGACCGGCTGTACGCCCGCTCCGCGCAGAACAGCGAGGAGCAGGCGCAGAAGACCTTCGAGCTCGCCTACCAGGGCAAGCCCGAGGAGCTCCTCGCCTCGCTCGGTGACGGCAACCAGGAGATCGGCAACGCCGACGGCTACGCGCGCCGCGTCCTCGGGAACAAGGACCAGTTCCCCAAGGAGAAGCCCCGGTCCTGGATGGACTGGTACGACGCCGACGACACCAAGCTCCAGGCGATGAAGGTCATCGAGCTCACCCTGCTCGAGGACATGGAGCAGAAGGCCCGCGAGCTCAAGAACGAGTCGCAGCGCGACGCCCTCATCAACGGTGCGCTGATCCTGCTCGTCCTCGGTGTCTCCCTCGTCGGCGCCTTCGTCATGGCCCGCTCGATGATCCGCTCGCTGCGCCGCCTCCAGGACACCGCGACCCGCGTCGCCCAGGACCGGCTGCCCGAGCTCGTCAAGCAGCTGTCCGAGTCCGACCCGCAGGACGTGGACACGACGGTGGAGTCCGTCGGTCTGCACACCCGCGACGAGATCGGCCAGGTGGCCGCGGCCTTCGACGACGTGCACCGCGAGGCCGTCCGCCTCGCCGCCGAGCAGGCCCTCCTGCGAGGCAACGTCAACGCGATGTTCACCAACCTCTCGCGCCGTTCGCAGGGCCTCATCCAGCGCCAGCTCTCGCTCATCTCCGAGCTGGAGTCGCGCGAGGCCGACCCGGACCAGCTGTCCTCGCTCTTCAAGCTCGACCACCTCGCGACCCGCATGCGCCGTAACGGCGAAAACCTCCTCGTCCTCGCGGGCGAGGAGCCGGGCCGCCGGTGGACCCGCCCCGTCCCGCTCGTCGACGTGCTCCGTGCCGCGGCGTCCGAGGTGGAGCAGTACGAGCGCATCGAACTCTCGTCGGTGCCCGGCACCGACGTCGCCGGCCGCGTCGTCAACGACCTCGTGCACCTGCTCGCCGAGCTGCTGGAGAACGCCACCTCGTTCTCCTCCCCGCAGACCAAGGTCAAGGTCACCGGCCACGCGCTGCCCGACGGCCGCGTGCTCGTCGAGATCCACGACACCGGCATCGGCCTCTCCCCCGAGGACCTCGCCGCGATCAACGAGCGGCTCGCGTCCCCGCCCACCGTGGACGTCTCCGTCTCCCGCCGCATGGGTCTGTTCGTGGTCGGCCGCCTGTCCTTGCGACACGGCATCCGCATCCAGCTCCGCCCCTCCGACTCGGGCGGTACGACGGCCCTCGTCATGCTGCCGGTGGACGTCGCCCAGGGCGGCAAGAAGCCCGCTCCGATGCCCGGCCAGGGCGGTCAGGGCGGTCCCGGTCAGGGCGGTCCCGGCGCACAGGGCTCGGTCCCGGGTCCCGGCGCGCGTCCCCCGGTCGGCGCCGGCCCGCAGCGCGGCCAGGTGTCCGCCGGCAACCAGCGCGCGGCCCTGCCGGGCCGCGACGGCGCCCCCGGCGGTCTGCCCCAGGGCCCCGGCCCGCAGGGCGGACGGCCCCCGCAGCAGCAGGGCCCCGGCGGCCAGACCCAGAGCGCCTTCGGTTCGGGTGCTCCGCTGCCGGGCCGCGGCCCGGTCTCGGGTCCCGGCGGCCCGGGCGGCTTCGGCGGTCCGCAGGCCCGTCCTCCGGTCGGCGTCCCCACGGCGTCCGGTCCCGGCGGCTTCCCGCAGGGCAACGGCTTCGAGCGTCCGCAGCAGGGTCAGCCGGGGCAGCAGGCTCCGCAGCAGGCTCCGCAGCAGCAGGGACAGCCCGGACAGCCCGGTCGGCAGCAGACCGGCGGCCCGGCCGCGCGCGGTCCCCGGCCGCAGCTTCCGCCGCGCGGTGGCGCGCCCCGTCCGGAGCTTCCGGGCGCGGGTGGCGGCCCCTCCGCGATGCCCCAGACCACCTCGTGGGGCGCGGGCCAGCGCGGTCACGACGTACCGCGCGGCCACGACGAGCTGTCGGGCCCCGGATCCACGTCCGAGTTCCCCCGCCCCGACTTCAACGCCCCGGCCCCGCAGGCCGGCCCGGCGGGTGGCTACGACAGCGGCGCCACGGGCCAGTTCGCCCGTCCGGAGTTCGGTGACCCGGCCTCCACGGGGCAGTTCGCCCGTCCCGAGTTCGGTGACCCCGCCTCCACCGGGCAGTTCGCCCGTCCCGAGTTCGGCGACCCGGCCTCCACCGGCCAGTTCGCCCGCCAGGACTTCCAGGCCCAGCGGCCCGGCGGCCCGGGTGTCGGCGGCTTCGCCCAGCCCGGCCAGCCCGGCCAGGCCCCGCAGCCCCAGGGCGACTACGCCCCCGTACCGCCTCCGCGCGCGGAGGCTCCGCGGCTGCCGCAGGCGCCCCGTCCCGAGGCGCTGCCCCCGGCCGGGCCGAGCGGTGAGGGTCGCAGCCCGATCTTCGACACGCTGGAGTCGAACTGGTTCCGCCAGGAGGCCGGCCAGGCCCCCGCGCAGGTACCGGCGGTGCCCCAGCAGGCGCAGCAGTCCGCCCCGGCGGCTCCGGCTCCCGCCTCCCCCCAGCGCCCGCAGCAGCACCAGCTGCCGCAGCGCGGCGCGGAGCAGGCTCCGGCGGAGTCCGCGCAGACGGCCACCGGCGCCGTGCCGACCGTGAGCTGGCGCTCCTCGCCGAACGACGAGCTGATGCGGCAGGCCGAGCGCGTGCGCCAGCCCGCCGCCGGCGGCATCACCACGTCGGGTCTGCCCCGCCGGGTCCCGCGGGCGAACCTCGTGGCCGGCACCGCGCAGCAGCAGGCCGAAGCACAGGCCGGCCCCCAGGTTTCGCGGTCCCCGGACGATGTCCGAGGCCGTCTCACCAACCTCCGCCGCGGTATCCAGCAGGGACGGCAGGCCGGCACCACCGGACCGGCCACCGGCAACTACCACGTCGACCCCACTTACCAGCAGGAGCGATAG
- a CDS encoding roadblock/LC7 domain-containing protein: MSQAAQNLNWLITNFVDNTPGVSHTVVVSADGLLLAMSEGFPRDRADQLAAVASGLTSLTAGASRIFEGGAVNQTVVEMDRGFLFLMSVSDGSSLAVLAHPECDIGLVGYEMALLVDRAGSVLTPDLRAELQGSLLI; the protein is encoded by the coding sequence ATGAGCCAGGCGGCACAGAACCTGAACTGGTTGATCACCAACTTCGTGGACAACACCCCAGGGGTGTCCCACACCGTGGTGGTATCCGCCGACGGCCTCCTTCTGGCCATGTCCGAAGGCTTCCCCCGCGACCGGGCCGACCAGCTCGCCGCGGTGGCCTCCGGGCTGACCTCCCTCACCGCGGGCGCGTCCCGCATCTTCGAGGGCGGTGCCGTCAACCAGACGGTGGTGGAGATGGACCGCGGATTCCTCTTCCTGATGTCGGTTTCCGACGGATCCTCGCTGGCCGTACTGGCGCACCCCGAGTGCGACATCGGCCTGGTGGGTTACGAGATGGCCCTCCTCGTGGACCGCGCCGGCAGTGTCCTCACCCCGGACCTGCGCGCGGAACTGCAGGGAAGCCTGCTCATCTGA
- a CDS encoding DUF742 domain-containing protein: protein MTPPPAYSDQYGDSYSEGDQPLVRPYAMTGGRTRPRYQLAIEALVSTTADPMHLSGLLPEHQRICTLCREVKSVAEVSALLNMPLGVARILVADLAEAGMVAIHQPGNGEAGGTPDVTLLERVLSGLRKL from the coding sequence ATGACCCCGCCCCCCGCCTATTCCGATCAGTACGGAGACTCGTACTCGGAAGGCGACCAGCCGCTGGTTCGTCCGTACGCGATGACCGGTGGCCGGACCCGACCGCGCTACCAGCTCGCCATCGAGGCCCTGGTCAGCACCACGGCCGATCCGATGCACCTGTCCGGGCTGCTCCCGGAGCACCAGCGCATCTGCACCCTCTGCCGTGAGGTCAAGTCGGTCGCGGAGGTCTCCGCACTGCTCAACATGCCGCTCGGCGTGGCACGGATCCTCGTCGCCGACCTGGCGGAGGCCGGCATGGTGGCCATCCACCAGCCGGGCAATGGAGAGGCCGGCGGCACGCCGGATGTAACGCTGCTCGAAAGGGTGCTCAGTGGACTTCGCAAGCTCTAA
- a CDS encoding GTP-binding protein, with the protein MDFASSNGGAAPARSTTSAKIVVAGGFGVGKTTFVGAVSEINPLRTEAVMTSASAGIDDLTHTGDKTTTTVAMDFGRITLDQDLILYLFGTPGQDRFWFMWDDLVRGAIGAIVLVDTRRLADCFPAVDYFENSGLPFVVALNGFEGHQPYTPEEVREALQIGPDAPIITTDARHRADAKSALITLVEHALMARLK; encoded by the coding sequence GTGGACTTCGCAAGCTCTAACGGTGGAGCGGCTCCTGCTCGCTCCACCACCTCCGCGAAGATCGTGGTGGCGGGTGGTTTCGGCGTGGGCAAGACCACGTTCGTCGGCGCCGTCTCCGAGATCAACCCGCTGCGTACCGAGGCCGTGATGACGTCCGCGAGCGCGGGCATCGACGACCTGACCCACACCGGGGACAAGACGACCACCACGGTCGCCATGGACTTCGGCCGCATCACCCTCGACCAGGACCTGATCCTGTACCTCTTCGGTACCCCGGGCCAGGACCGCTTCTGGTTCATGTGGGACGACCTGGTGCGCGGCGCGATCGGGGCGATCGTCCTGGTCGACACGCGACGCCTGGCCGACTGTTTCCCGGCCGTCGACTACTTCGAGAACAGCGGCCTGCCGTTCGTCGTGGCGCTCAACGGCTTCGAGGGACACCAGCCGTACACCCCGGAGGAAGTCCGCGAGGCCCTGCAGATCGGCCCGGACGCCCCCATCATCACCACCGACGCCCGCCACCGCGCGGACGCCAAGAGCGCGCTCATCACGCTCGTCGAGCACGCCCTGATGGCGCGGCTCAAGTAA